One segment of Ureibacillus thermophilus DNA contains the following:
- a CDS encoding SE1561 family protein, translating into MKAIYDKNKQVQYLKERLEIFLEVLEAIDEETADLEDIDRLIQMIEDIEEKLKQFKYRADED; encoded by the coding sequence GTGAAAGCGATTTATGACAAAAACAAACAAGTGCAATATTTAAAAGAGCGCTTGGAAATTTTCCTTGAAGTATTGGAAGCGATTGACGAAGAAACGGCAGATCTTGAAGATATCGACCGGCTTATCCAAATGATTGAAGATATTGAAGAAAAATTAAAGCAGTTTAAATATCGTGCTGATGAAGATTAA
- the nspC gene encoding carboxynorspermidine decarboxylase, whose product MKTIDWKSAPSPSYIVDERLLKRNLEILDSVQQRTGCDILLALKGFSMFSTFPLVSKYLKGVTASSLFEARLGYEEFGKEVHAYSPAYAEHEIDEYLKYIDHIVFNSFNQLNKYKEKIQKLDKHVSIGLRVNPGYSEVETALYDPCAINSRLGIPFDQFRPDELDGVEGLHFHAMCEQNSDVLERILPHFEEKYGKYLYQMKWVNFGGGHHITRPDYDIDKLVDLINYVKNKYDVQVILEPGEAIALNTGYLVATVLDIVKNGMDIAILDTSATCHMPDVLEMPYRPQIIGASTPNDKPYTYRLGGMTCLAGDVIGDYSFDEPLKPGDKIVFTDMAHYTMVKNHMFNGVNLPSICLYNDEEGIKVVRQFKYEDYRNRLS is encoded by the coding sequence ATGAAAACAATTGACTGGAAAAGTGCACCATCCCCAAGTTACATTGTCGATGAACGTTTATTAAAACGGAATCTTGAAATTTTAGATTCCGTTCAACAGCGTACAGGCTGCGATATTTTGCTTGCCCTAAAAGGCTTTTCCATGTTTTCCACATTCCCGCTCGTAAGCAAATACTTAAAAGGGGTTACTGCAAGCTCCCTTTTTGAAGCCCGCTTAGGCTATGAGGAATTTGGAAAAGAAGTGCATGCTTACTCTCCAGCCTACGCTGAACACGAAATCGACGAATATTTAAAATACATTGACCATATCGTATTTAATTCATTCAATCAACTAAATAAATATAAAGAAAAAATTCAAAAATTGGACAAGCACGTTTCCATCGGGCTAAGAGTGAATCCTGGATATTCAGAGGTGGAAACAGCCCTTTACGACCCATGCGCGATAAATTCCCGCTTAGGTATTCCATTCGATCAATTTCGTCCGGATGAATTAGATGGAGTTGAGGGCCTCCACTTCCACGCTATGTGTGAACAAAATTCTGACGTGCTTGAACGTATCTTGCCTCATTTTGAAGAAAAATATGGCAAGTACTTGTATCAAATGAAATGGGTGAACTTCGGCGGAGGACATCATATTACTCGACCGGATTACGACATCGATAAACTGGTTGACTTAATCAACTATGTAAAAAATAAATATGATGTCCAAGTAATTCTCGAACCAGGTGAAGCCATTGCACTCAATACGGGCTACCTTGTTGCAACGGTGCTGGATATTGTAAAAAATGGAATGGACATTGCCATTTTAGATACATCCGCCACATGCCATATGCCAGATGTGCTTGAAATGCCATATCGCCCACAAATCATCGGGGCAAGTACACCTAACGATAAACCATACACATACCGCCTTGGCGGAATGACTTGTCTTGCAGGAGATGTAATCGGCGATTATTCATTCGATGAACCGCTAAAACCGGGTGACAAAATTGTATTTACAGACATGGCCCATTACACAATGGTGAAAAACCATATGTTCAACGGTGTCAACTTGCCAAGCATCTGTTTATACAACGATGAAGAAGGAATTAAAGTCGTAAGACAATTTAAGTATGAAGATTACAGAAACCGTCTTTCATAA
- a CDS encoding glycosyltransferase family 4 protein, with amino-acid sequence MIQTLRRMEFEKRLSRVSQAFKQNVIKQHKKKEQLHIVYVMTHVGVSGGVKIIFEHANRLKQLGAKVTIVAHYVKPAWFPIEADYIQVPFDLELTKGIPDCDLIVATYWDHIQPCIETGIAPVVYFEQGDFHLFDYEKMNQTLKNYIQKQFQLPAFIYTVSKSAAELIQKIYGREAKVYPNAIDEKIFNREGPWIEGERPYLLMIGRESTAFKGLSYIMEAYEKLMREFDLDLYWITPEMPSEQMRQRVTKYFISPSQETIASLYRGAALYVSGSTYESFSLPPLEAMACGCPVVTTDNEGVLEYAVHQVNVLICQMKDSEDMAKKIKELLSNQDLKEQLIQNGFKTVSQYNWQSIMEKILSYYQDIASYQVQPRNELSDWDIVISKEHSLNPEDYERFEKFLLMTNADLVKVPAVYQVDKIPAIARWETAAVRKKCWDGSVETCFCPVQPVNPFQLYHLKGYQSFLLKQFERALEEFMELQKSGDEKEKAAYGRWVILTLVRLQRKEEAKRKLKEFIAQHPYNADFYKLSYLLEGKEKDLYSIKTLGDATSYPEFFMNEVER; translated from the coding sequence TTGATTCAAACGCTTAGAAGAATGGAGTTTGAGAAGCGGCTGTCGCGGGTTTCGCAGGCATTTAAGCAAAATGTCATAAAACAGCATAAAAAAAAAGAACAGCTTCATATTGTTTATGTCATGACCCATGTCGGCGTTTCGGGCGGCGTCAAAATTATTTTTGAACATGCGAACCGGCTGAAGCAGCTTGGCGCAAAGGTGACCATTGTTGCCCATTATGTGAAGCCTGCTTGGTTTCCTATTGAAGCTGATTATATTCAAGTTCCCTTTGATTTGGAATTGACAAAGGGCATCCCGGATTGCGATTTGATTGTAGCCACTTATTGGGACCATATTCAACCTTGCATTGAAACTGGCATTGCTCCAGTTGTTTATTTTGAACAAGGAGATTTTCATTTATTTGATTACGAAAAGATGAATCAGACATTGAAGAATTACATTCAAAAGCAGTTTCAGTTGCCGGCCTTTATTTATACGGTTTCCAAGTCAGCAGCCGAACTAATTCAAAAGATTTATGGAAGGGAAGCAAAGGTTTATCCGAATGCGATTGATGAAAAGATTTTCAACCGTGAAGGACCTTGGATAGAGGGAGAACGTCCTTACTTGCTGATGATTGGCAGAGAAAGTACGGCATTTAAAGGACTTTCCTATATTATGGAAGCTTATGAAAAGCTGATGAGGGAGTTTGACCTTGATTTGTATTGGATTACTCCAGAAATGCCATCTGAGCAAATGAGGCAAAGGGTTACGAAATATTTTATCAGCCCTTCCCAAGAAACCATTGCTTCCTTATATCGGGGCGCAGCTCTTTACGTTAGCGGCTCAACTTATGAAAGTTTTTCTTTGCCTCCTCTTGAGGCGATGGCGTGCGGTTGTCCGGTTGTGACAACGGATAACGAAGGAGTACTGGAATATGCCGTACATCAAGTAAATGTGCTCATTTGCCAGATGAAAGATTCAGAGGATATGGCAAAGAAAATAAAAGAATTGCTTTCTAATCAGGATTTAAAGGAACAGTTGATTCAAAATGGATTTAAGACGGTAAGTCAATATAACTGGCAGTCCATCATGGAAAAAATTTTAAGTTATTATCAAGATATTGCTTCCTATCAAGTGCAGCCTCGAAACGAATTAAGCGACTGGGACATTGTCATTTCCAAAGAACATTCCTTAAATCCTGAAGATTATGAGCGGTTCGAAAAATTTCTGCTTATGACCAATGCCGATCTAGTAAAAGTTCCAGCAGTTTATCAAGTGGATAAAATCCCTGCAATCGCACGGTGGGAAACGGCAGCTGTGCGAAAAAAATGCTGGGATGGTTCTGTAGAAACATGCTTTTGTCCAGTGCAACCAGTAAATCCATTTCAACTTTATCATCTGAAAGGCTATCAATCTTTTTTGTTGAAACAATTTGAGCGGGCCTTAGAGGAATTTATGGAATTGCAAAAAAGCGGAGATGAAAAGGAAAAGGCTGCTTACGGAAGATGGGTGATTTTGACGCTTGTGCGGCTGCAAAGAAAAGAAGAAGCGAAGAGAAAATTGAAAGAGTTTATCGCCCAGCATCCATACAATGCGGACTTTTATAAGCTCTCTTATTTATTGGAAGGAAAGGAAAAAGATTTATATTCCATAAAAACGTTGGGCGATGCCACTTCCTATCCAGAGTTTTTCATGAATGAGGTGGAACGATGA
- a CDS encoding GntR family transcriptional regulator gives MIIRIDPESEVPIYIQLTNQIIEGIAKGELKPGDALPSVRAFAADLGVNMHTVNKSYHELEKKGIIEIVPKSGAVIRRHLHMDSNTYERLYRSFIPHIAEALVLGMSKEEMMKLVKKIINDLKED, from the coding sequence ATGATTATCCGAATTGATCCGGAATCAGAAGTTCCAATTTATATTCAATTGACGAATCAGATTATTGAAGGGATTGCAAAAGGAGAATTAAAACCTGGCGATGCCCTTCCATCTGTTCGTGCATTTGCTGCTGATTTAGGGGTCAATATGCACACCGTCAACAAAAGTTATCATGAATTAGAAAAAAAGGGGATTATTGAAATTGTTCCGAAATCCGGTGCGGTTATAAGAAGGCACCTTCACATGGATTCCAACACTTATGAAAGGCTCTATAGAAGCTTTATACCTCACATTGCAGAGGCTCTTGTATTAGGAATGTCAAAGGAAGAGATGATGAAATTAGTCAAAAAAATTATTAATGACTTAAAGGAGGATTGA
- a CDS encoding DUF1648 domain-containing protein — MALFISFVILCLLAIVQTFVPYFVKRTVVFGVSIPEQMIQDARVRSYKKQYLLITVMVSLFMILFFCIWVATKKPSDDLLILISTVIEFVIIFISLALFYYFREKMKQYKKEMQWEGELKQVAVVDLSARSEEQLPPWAIYLFPIIVTMGLIGYTFYQYDLLPNEIPIHWGPSGEPDAFTKKTPFSAIQMLVLLLLLQLMFLGIQLGIKVSGIKLSATNLSASKNRQLTLRKSSSWFSYYTVLLITMLIVYFQLATIHPERFQDSQLKILIPLGFFILILAGTVVFMVKVGRSDKREPDSLYSSIMDINDDRYWKAGLFYFNKNDPSIFVEKRFGVGWTLNLANPIGYIIIFLPLFFILLITFLFN, encoded by the coding sequence ATGGCCTTATTCATTTCGTTTGTAATATTATGCTTGTTAGCAATCGTTCAAACCTTTGTACCTTATTTTGTAAAAAGAACGGTTGTTTTTGGAGTGTCCATTCCGGAACAAATGATTCAAGATGCTCGTGTTCGTTCATATAAAAAACAATATTTGCTGATAACGGTTATGGTTTCGCTTTTCATGATCTTGTTTTTTTGCATCTGGGTTGCAACGAAAAAACCTTCAGATGACTTATTGATCTTAATAAGTACAGTCATTGAATTTGTGATTATATTCATCAGCCTTGCCTTATTCTATTATTTCCGCGAGAAGATGAAACAGTATAAAAAGGAAATGCAGTGGGAAGGCGAGTTAAAGCAAGTGGCAGTTGTCGATTTATCTGCCCGTTCGGAAGAGCAGTTGCCTCCTTGGGCTATTTATTTGTTCCCAATAATTGTGACAATGGGATTAATCGGATACACCTTTTATCAGTACGACCTGTTGCCAAACGAAATTCCTATCCATTGGGGACCAAGCGGGGAACCGGATGCCTTTACAAAAAAAACGCCATTTTCAGCCATTCAAATGCTTGTACTTTTGCTGCTCCTCCAATTGATGTTTTTAGGCATTCAACTAGGGATAAAAGTTTCTGGCATCAAACTTAGTGCAACGAATTTAAGCGCCTCAAAAAACCGGCAGTTAACCTTAAGAAAATCATCAAGCTGGTTTTCTTACTATACGGTTTTATTAATTACAATGTTGATTGTATATTTCCAATTGGCGACGATTCATCCGGAGCGTTTTCAAGATTCGCAATTGAAAATTCTTATCCCTTTAGGCTTCTTTATATTGATTTTAGCTGGAACCGTCGTTTTTATGGTGAAAGTGGGGCGTTCGGATAAAAGGGAGCCGGATTCCTTGTATTCTTCTATTATGGATATCAATGATGACCGATATTGGAAAGCCGGTTTATTTTATTTTAATAAAAATGACCCTTCCATTTTTGTAGAAAAACGGTTTGGTGTTGGATGGACGTTGAATTTGGCCAATCCGATAGGTTATATCATTATATTCCTTCCGCTTTTCTTCATCTTGCTGATTACATTCTTGTTTAATTAA
- a CDS encoding glycosyltransferase, whose translation MISVIMPVYNAASFVKDSIESILKQTEKDLELIIINDGSTDNSEEVILSVDDERIRYVKQENKGVAAAFNEGLKLAKGDFITFHGADDLSLPHRFERLLSEFCCENIGYAHSDMLLITEKDSPIGYWQTGNISPDEIYSFFLNVGTPFNNGSILFRREAVEQLFYEESIKVGSDTDFVLKVAKGKWRSSHVPEPLYLYRRHQMNITSKRNYEDLAKHVRLNIQDKDLESLDEVKGLENRLLAAKLIAGLALSRRWMKKEGFALFYEAIPLVKTARDRHFFEGMKGLVEHHYNHAIHHFQQISNRNHIEENYLGEAFLHMKNYNQAYEHFWRALELSPNYHAPVKNLKVIGILKGHNLIDKHVEPFK comes from the coding sequence ATGATAAGCGTTATTATGCCAGTCTATAATGCTGCTAGTTTTGTGAAAGATTCTATTGAAAGCATTTTAAAGCAAACGGAAAAGGATTTGGAGTTAATCATTATAAATGATGGTTCCACAGATAATAGCGAAGAGGTGATTTTATCAGTAGATGATGAACGGATCCGGTATGTAAAACAGGAAAACAAAGGTGTTGCGGCTGCATTTAATGAAGGGTTGAAGCTTGCCAAAGGGGATTTTATCACTTTTCATGGGGCTGATGATTTGTCATTGCCTCATCGTTTTGAGCGGCTGCTTTCGGAGTTTTGCTGTGAAAATATTGGGTATGCCCATTCTGATATGCTGCTTATTACAGAGAAAGATTCGCCGATTGGCTATTGGCAAACGGGGAATATTTCGCCTGATGAAATTTATTCATTTTTTCTAAATGTAGGCACCCCATTTAATAACGGAAGCATCTTATTTAGAAGAGAAGCCGTGGAACAACTTTTTTATGAAGAAAGCATCAAAGTCGGTTCCGATACCGATTTTGTGCTAAAAGTGGCAAAAGGAAAATGGCGTTCTTCCCATGTTCCGGAGCCATTATATCTTTATAGAAGACATCAAATGAATATTACGAGCAAAAGAAATTATGAGGATTTGGCCAAACACGTCCGGTTAAATATTCAAGATAAAGATTTGGAAAGTTTGGATGAAGTAAAAGGATTGGAAAACCGATTGCTTGCCGCCAAGTTGATAGCAGGGCTTGCTTTGTCTCGCCGATGGATGAAAAAAGAAGGATTTGCTCTTTTTTATGAAGCTATTCCATTAGTCAAAACGGCAAGAGACCGCCACTTTTTTGAAGGAATGAAAGGGTTGGTCGAACATCATTATAACCATGCCATTCATCATTTTCAGCAAATCTCAAATCGCAATCACATTGAGGAAAATTATTTAGGTGAAGCTTTTCTCCATATGAAAAATTACAATCAAGCCTATGAACATTTTTGGCGGGCATTGGAATTATCGCCGAATTACCATGCACCTGTGAAAAATTTGAAAGTCATCGGCATTTTAAAGGGACATAATTTAATTGATAAGCATGTGGAACCTTTTAAATAA
- a CDS encoding saccharopine dehydrogenase family protein: protein MGKALIIGAGGVASVVVHKCVQNSDVFEEIMIASRTKSKCDALKEKLDGGKTIIHTAQVDADNVDELVELINGFKPDVVINVALPYQDLSIMEACLATGVHYLDTANYEPPETAKFEYKWQWAYKEKFEKAGITAVLGCGFDPGVTGVFTAYALKHHFDEIHYIDILDCNAGDHGLPFATNFNPEINIREITSNGRYWKEGKWVETKPLEYKEVYNFPEVGPKDIYLLYHEELESLAKNVKGLKQIRFWMTFSEKYLTHLRVLQNVGMTSIEPIEFEGKMIQPLQFLKAVLPDPASLGPRTKGKTNIGCIFRGIKDGKEKTYYLYNVCDHEECYREVGSQAISYTTGVPAMIGASLIIKGIWQRPGVWNVEEFDPDPFMEELNKWGLPWKESFNPELLELDLEKREVKK, encoded by the coding sequence TTGGGTAAAGCATTGATTATTGGAGCTGGCGGTGTAGCTAGTGTAGTGGTACACAAATGTGTACAAAATTCAGACGTGTTCGAGGAAATTATGATTGCCAGTCGAACAAAGTCTAAGTGTGACGCATTAAAAGAGAAACTCGACGGTGGTAAAACTATTATTCACACCGCTCAAGTAGATGCGGACAATGTGGACGAACTCGTCGAATTAATCAATGGTTTTAAACCAGACGTAGTCATTAACGTAGCATTACCTTATCAAGATTTGAGTATTATGGAAGCTTGTTTAGCTACAGGTGTTCATTATTTAGATACCGCTAACTATGAACCACCTGAAACAGCTAAATTTGAATATAAATGGCAATGGGCTTATAAAGAAAAATTTGAAAAAGCAGGCATCACTGCTGTACTAGGCTGCGGATTTGACCCAGGTGTTACCGGCGTTTTCACTGCTTACGCATTAAAACATCATTTCGATGAAATTCATTACATCGATATTTTAGACTGTAATGCCGGCGACCACGGCCTACCATTCGCAACAAACTTCAACCCTGAAATCAATATTCGCGAAATTACATCAAACGGCCGCTATTGGAAAGAAGGTAAATGGGTTGAAACAAAACCTTTGGAATACAAAGAAGTTTACAACTTCCCTGAAGTAGGTCCAAAAGACATTTATCTGCTTTACCATGAAGAATTGGAATCTTTGGCGAAAAACGTAAAAGGTCTTAAACAAATACGCTTCTGGATGACATTCTCTGAAAAATATTTAACTCACTTACGAGTGCTCCAAAATGTTGGAATGACATCTATTGAACCAATCGAATTTGAAGGCAAAATGATTCAACCTCTTCAATTCTTAAAAGCGGTTCTACCAGATCCAGCATCCCTTGGACCTCGTACAAAAGGGAAAACAAATATCGGTTGTATTTTCCGCGGTATAAAAGACGGAAAAGAAAAAACTTACTATTTATATAATGTATGTGACCATGAAGAATGCTACCGCGAAGTAGGAAGCCAAGCGATTTCTTACACAACGGGCGTACCAGCAATGATTGGTGCGAGCCTCATTATCAAAGGAATTTGGCAAAGACCAGGAGTTTGGAACGTAGAAGAATTCGATCCAGATCCATTCATGGAAGAATTAAATAAATGGGGACTTCCATGGAAAGAAAGCTTTAATCCAGAATTGCTTGAATTAGACCTTGAAAAACGTGAGGTAAAAAAATGA
- a CDS encoding fumarate hydratase: protein MSVATTYLQTLEKSLYDLICETSTNLPKDVRRAIKRAKEAENAGTRAAMSLATITNNIVMAEDNVSPICQDTGLPTFKVKTPVGVNQLEIKEAIRNAVKKATEDAKLRPNSVDSLTGKNSGDNLGEGVPVIKFEQWEKDYIEVKLILKGGGCENKNAQYSLPCELEGLGRAGRDLDGIRKCILHAVWKAQGQGCSAGFIGVGIGGDRSASYDLAKEQLFRHLEDTNPIPELAKLEEYIVEKANTLGVGTMGFGGETTLLGCKIGVMHRIPASFFVSVAYNCWAFRRMAVDIDANTGEITKWHYQDGEKVTFRDEEEKTESNSESRVIELRAPITEEQIRQLKVGDVVKISGRMYTGRDAIHHHLMTHDSPVDLNGQIIYHCGPVMAKDENGNWTVKAAGPTTSIREEPYQGEIMKKFGIRAVIGKGGMGAKTLKALQEHGGVYLNAIGGAAQYYADCIKSVDGVDFLEFGIPEAMWHLTVEDFTAVVTMDSHGNSLHADVEKSSLEKLAQYAERVF from the coding sequence ATGTCAGTGGCTACTACCTATTTACAAACGTTGGAGAAAAGCCTTTATGACTTAATTTGCGAAACATCAACAAACTTGCCAAAAGATGTTCGCCGCGCAATAAAAAGAGCAAAAGAAGCTGAAAACGCAGGCACTCGCGCTGCTATGAGTTTGGCAACAATCACTAATAACATCGTCATGGCAGAAGATAATGTATCACCTATTTGCCAAGACACAGGGCTTCCTACATTTAAAGTGAAAACTCCTGTTGGGGTTAACCAATTGGAAATCAAAGAAGCTATCCGCAATGCTGTAAAAAAAGCTACTGAAGATGCAAAACTTCGTCCAAATTCCGTTGATTCATTAACTGGCAAAAACAGCGGGGACAATCTTGGGGAAGGTGTTCCTGTTATTAAATTTGAACAATGGGAAAAAGACTACATTGAAGTAAAACTCATCTTAAAAGGTGGAGGCTGTGAAAACAAAAATGCCCAATACAGCCTGCCTTGCGAATTAGAAGGACTAGGCCGCGCTGGACGTGACCTTGACGGCATTCGCAAATGCATTCTTCATGCTGTATGGAAAGCGCAAGGACAAGGCTGCTCTGCAGGGTTTATCGGCGTAGGCATCGGTGGAGATCGCTCTGCTAGCTATGACCTTGCAAAAGAACAATTATTCCGTCATTTAGAAGATACAAATCCAATTCCTGAACTTGCAAAATTGGAAGAATATATTGTTGAGAAAGCGAATACCCTTGGCGTAGGTACAATGGGCTTCGGCGGAGAAACAACATTATTGGGCTGCAAAATCGGCGTTATGCACCGCATTCCAGCTTCCTTCTTCGTATCAGTAGCTTACAACTGCTGGGCATTCCGTCGCATGGCTGTTGACATTGATGCCAACACTGGTGAAATTACAAAATGGCATTATCAAGATGGAGAAAAAGTAACATTCCGAGATGAAGAAGAAAAAACAGAATCCAATTCTGAAAGCCGCGTGATTGAATTAAGAGCACCGATCACGGAAGAACAAATTCGCCAACTTAAAGTGGGCGACGTTGTGAAAATTAGCGGCCGCATGTATACTGGACGCGATGCAATCCACCATCATTTAATGACTCATGATTCTCCAGTAGACTTAAATGGACAAATTATCTACCACTGCGGTCCGGTAATGGCAAAAGACGAAAATGGAAACTGGACTGTTAAAGCAGCAGGTCCTACTACATCCATCCGTGAAGAACCTTACCAAGGCGAGATTATGAAAAAATTCGGTATCCGTGCAGTAATTGGTAAAGGCGGTATGGGGGCAAAAACATTAAAAGCGTTGCAAGAACATGGCGGCGTTTACTTGAACGCAATTGGTGGAGCTGCACAATATTATGCAGACTGCATTAAGAGCGTAGACGGCGTAGATTTCCTTGAATTCGGTATTCCTGAGGCTATGTGGCACTTAACTGTGGAAGACTTCACTGCCGTTGTAACAATGGACTCCCATGGAAACTCTTTACATGCGGATGTTGAAAAATCTTCACTTGAAAAATTAGCTCAATACGCTGAACGAGTATTTTAA
- a CDS encoding L-cystine transporter, whose translation MGIIVNIAILIGLMTFLYFLKKKHVKFSNRVFIALALGVVFGVVLQWVYGFGSETITETMPWFNIIGNGYVKLLQMVAMPLVFISILAAFTKVTIGKNLGKIATIILAVLIGTTAIAATFGILSTAVFDLDASQIMQGESEIARGEEIEQKAETVKTLPEHILEMFPSNPFLDLTGARSTSTIAVVIFAALLGFAYLQLRRKDEETANTVKKGVDAIYGLVMGVVRIVLQLTPYGVLAIMARTVATSDFGAIADLGKFVVASYAALIAMFIVHLIIVSLTGLNPVIYVRKVAETLIFAFSSRSSAATLPLNLQTQTKRLGVPEGIANFAGSFGLSIGQNGCAGVYPAMLAMMIAPTVGIDPFTPGFIGMLILIVAISSFGVAGVGGGATFAAIIVLSAMDLPIALAGILISVEPLIDMGRTALNVSGSMVSGIVSSRITKDLNTDIYNDTTEKTSLV comes from the coding sequence ATGGGAATTATTGTGAATATTGCTATTTTAATAGGCTTGATGACTTTTTTATATTTTTTGAAGAAGAAGCATGTAAAATTTTCGAATAGAGTTTTTATTGCACTGGCCCTTGGGGTTGTTTTCGGAGTGGTATTGCAGTGGGTTTATGGATTTGGCTCAGAAACGATTACGGAAACAATGCCATGGTTTAATATTATTGGAAATGGCTATGTTAAGTTATTGCAAATGGTGGCAATGCCGTTAGTGTTTATTTCCATATTAGCTGCTTTTACGAAAGTAACAATTGGGAAAAATTTAGGTAAAATTGCAACGATTATCTTGGCAGTGTTGATTGGTACAACGGCCATTGCCGCAACTTTTGGAATCTTATCAACGGCCGTTTTTGATTTAGATGCATCCCAGATCATGCAAGGAGAATCTGAAATTGCACGTGGTGAGGAGATTGAACAGAAAGCGGAAACTGTAAAAACATTGCCAGAACATATTTTGGAAATGTTCCCATCCAATCCATTCCTTGATTTAACAGGGGCCCGTTCTACTTCAACTATTGCAGTAGTTATTTTTGCTGCATTGCTCGGTTTTGCTTATTTGCAACTTCGCCGAAAAGATGAAGAAACGGCAAATACAGTGAAAAAAGGCGTCGATGCCATTTATGGTCTAGTGATGGGTGTTGTGCGCATTGTGCTACAGTTGACTCCTTACGGGGTTTTAGCGATTATGGCACGCACGGTTGCTACAAGCGATTTTGGGGCAATTGCCGATTTAGGTAAATTTGTCGTTGCTTCTTATGCGGCATTGATTGCCATGTTTATAGTGCATTTAATCATCGTATCGTTGACTGGCTTGAATCCTGTAATTTATGTGAGAAAAGTGGCGGAAACTTTAATATTTGCCTTTTCTTCCCGTTCAAGTGCAGCAACATTGCCGCTCAATCTTCAAACACAGACAAAACGTTTAGGCGTCCCTGAAGGAATTGCCAATTTTGCCGGCTCTTTTGGTTTATCCATCGGCCAAAATGGCTGCGCGGGGGTTTACCCAGCGATGTTGGCGATGATGATTGCACCAACTGTTGGCATTGATCCGTTTACACCAGGTTTTATTGGAATGCTTATTTTAATTGTTGCAATCAGTTCTTTTGGTGTTGCAGGCGTTGGCGGCGGTGCAACCTTTGCAGCAATCATTGTCCTATCTGCAATGGATTTACCAATTGCTCTTGCTGGTATATTAATTTCGGTAGAACCGTTAATCGATATGGGACGTACGGCGTTGAATGTCAGCGGTTCGATGGTATCCGGAATTGTATCAAGCCGAATTACAAAAGATTTAAATACAGATATCTATAATGACACTACAGAAAAAACTTCTTTAGTTTAA